Proteins from one Xiphophorus hellerii strain 12219 chromosome 8, Xiphophorus_hellerii-4.1, whole genome shotgun sequence genomic window:
- the LOC116724160 gene encoding trichohyalin-like, which produces MSLADQQWSPTSVQVTVLQARGLRIKGKSGTNDAYAVMQVGKEKYQTSVVEKSVAPAWKEEASFDLPPLLLQAGGGGGKDRSTLHVQVLHRALVGPDKLLGQAVINLLQLSEDKTRNKSEWFKLLDKTGKPDKDRGEVLLDVQFMRNNMTASMFDLSAAGKSRSRLGKLKDKVRGKKKEQDSSSGVVPLPTQVLTDSEEEDASGGGEGGKSKQNKRMSLFSPKSNLQKNLSQSMSVLPAKNSSLSGSQSSGLNVDPSEGKKKFKFKIHKHSSSSDSKDSSSAQQKQEQSNLCINGSHVYYEEPPPRTSRAGSSFSLSSSGRGSMEDVPENPSPSVDSLKAVREYSPWMEEEEEEKEEEDENINDLRKEEEEKAKLEKNMREEEEEAIRKQQKELERLAEEKFRREEEEKVRKEEEERQKLAEEKRRVEEQEKRHREEEKRIKEEERAQERRRQEEEHKLAEEKRRLKEEEERRIEEEKVRREQERAEEERRKTEQEKKRREEEEMLRKEKMRIEEEKEKVRREKEEARLMEEKRREEERIEAEEKFRKEEEERIKMEEEMRRKEREEKLAKRKELEEQERRAREEQEKMQREEEERRKQEEKLAKEKLRQEEEERRKAKEERARREEEDRIQKEKIRREEEERKKKEEEEESKRRQEELEKLAIEKMRKEEEERRKAEEERAKREEEEQIQKEKIRKEEEEKAEKQRLEDEMRQAKRKEEERMKEEQAKMQKEEKRKRAEDERIKAEKQREEELEKMRVEEERIRREERNEKERREEEIRKQEKLAKEKKENKIKEEEKSVGTKIKMGVPVEIISTNPFDENVTPPEETPKLSKAKSDDQRCQSAASSVESGAASTSEKDPTNIQREKRAAPKPPGRNQLERQKQEEEEETSTQHLPQINKQSKDKDVKTVSVAPQRSVQMIAPLNRSSKDLRNTQSTTEHDSAQEETGKHNKRPAPSIPCTAEDKLHRGVVEIKDGAVCGLNPFEDDDEEENELTVHNDATTFVKTNPAVWPPVKSQAADKDSAKVKSSKIARAPLPPDPNDTPSSAIVSRNHGETDVLDDIGESAPNKACNTQQEVKSHIQVQENPNKESKKIVTMAGAREEGPPAVSRRLQPVKPLNPLEQQSDSVGKVGNDKATELDCNGVQDKTNVGTGRSGPYSQLTREELIALLLKQESQLSERDKKISELEQYIDNLLVRVMEENPSILMSMSSLKKSA; this is translated from the exons ATGTCTTTAGCGGATCAGCAGTGGAGTCCCACAAGCGTCCAGGTAACGGTGCTCCAAGCCAGAGGCCTCAGGATAAAGGGGAAAAGCGGCACCAATGACGCGTACGCGGTTATGCAAGTGGGCAAGGAGAAGTACCAGACGTCGGTGGTGGAGAAAAGCGTGGCTCCGGCGTGGAAAGAGGAAGCCTCCTTTGACCTGCCACCGCTGCTGCTTCAGgctggaggaggtggagggaaGGACCGCAGCACGCTGCACGTCCAGGTCCTGCACCGCGCTCTGGTGGGACCTGACAAGCTGCTGGGTCAGGCTGTCATcaacctgctgcagctcagtGAGGACAAAACCCGCAACAAGTCAGA GTGGTTTAAATTGCTGGATAAAACCGGTAAGCCGGACAAAGACCGTGGAGAGGTCCTTCTGGACGTCCAGTTTATGAGAAACAACATGACCGCCAGCATGTTCGACCTCTCCGCTGCAGGGAAGTCCCGCTCCCGGCTGGGAAAGCTTAAGGATAAAGTCCgtggaaagaaaaaggagcAAGACTCCTCATCAGGTGTGGTGCCTTTGCCCACTCAGGTTCTGACAGACAGCGAAGAAGAGGACGCTAGTGGAGGTGGAGAGGGAGGAAAATCGAAGCAAAACAAAAGGATGTCTTTGTTTTCTCCTAAATCCAACCTGCAGAAGAATTTGTCTCAGTCCATGTCCGTCCTGCCTGCGAAGAACTCCTCGCTGAGCGGGAGCCAATCATCTGGGCTGAACGTGGACCCCTCTGAGG GCAAAAAGAAGTTCAAGTTCAAGATACACAAGCACTCCAGCAGCTCTGACAGCAAAGATTCATCCTCTGCCcaacaaaaacaggagcaaaGTAATTTGTGCATCAACGGCAGCCATGTTTACTACGAGGAGCCGCCGCCTCGGACGTCTCGCGCCGGATCCAGCTTCAGCCTGTCAAGTTCAGGACGCGGATCAATGGAGGATGTCCCGGAAAACCCGTCTCCATCTGTGGATTCACTTAAAGCAGTGAGGGAGTATTCACCCTGGatggaagaagaggaggaagagaaagaggaggaagatgaaaatATTAACGATttaagaaaagaggaagaagaaaaggcCAAGTTGGAAAAGAATatgagagaagaggaagaggaggccatcagaaaacaacaaaaggagcTGGAGAGGTTGGCTGAAGAAAAGTTTAGacgagaagaggaggaaaaggtcaggaaagaggaggaagagcgaCAAAAACTGgcagaagaaaaaaggagagtAGAGGAACAAGAAAAGAGgcacagagaggaagaaaaaagaatcaagGAAGAGGAAAGGGCCCAAGAGAGGAGGAGGCAGGAAGAGGAGCATAAATTAGCTGAAGAAAAAAGGAGActgaaggaggaagaagaaaggagGATTGAAGAAGAGAAAGTCAGAAGGGAACAAGAGAGAGCTGAAGAGGAGAGAAGGAAAACGGAGCAAGAAAAGAAGCGGAGGGAGGAAGAAGAGATGCTTAGGAAGGAAAAGATGAGaatagaggaagaaaaagagaaggtTCGTCGAGAAAAGGAGGAAGCTAGGCTAAtggaagaaaagagaagagaggaagaaaggatTGAGGCTGAAGAGAAGTtcagaaaagaggaagaggaaaggaTTAAGATGGAAGAAGAGATGAGAAGGAAAGAACGCGAAGAAAAGTTAGCAAAGAGGAAAGAACTGGAGGAACAGGAAAGGAGAGCAAGAGAAGAGCAAGAAAAGATGCaaagggaggaagaggagcggagGAAACAAGAGGAGAAGTTGGCTAAAGAAAAGCTGAGacaagaagaagaggaaagaagaaaggcCAAAGAAGAGCGTGCAagaagggaggaggaggataggattcagaaagagaaaatcagaagagaggaggaagagaggaagaaaaaagaggaggaagaggagtctAAAAGAAGGCAAGAAGAACTGGAGAAGCTGGCTATAGAAAAGatgagaaaagaggaagaggagagaagaaAGGCTGAAGAAGAGCGAGCgaaaagagaggaagaagaacagatccagaaagagaaaataagaaaagaggaagaggagaaggccGAGAAACAAAGGTTGGAAGATGAAATGAgacaagcaaaaagaaaagaagaagagagaatgAAAGAAGAGCaagcaaaaatgcaaaaggaggaaaaaagaaaaagagcagaagacGAGAGAATAAAAGCGGAGAAACAAAGAGAAGAGGAACTGGAGAAAATGAGGGTTGAAGAGGAGAGAAtaaggagggaggagaggaatGAGAAGGAAAGAAGGGAGGAGGAAATAAGGAAGCAGGAAAAGttggcaaaagaaaagaaggaaaacaaaataaaagaagaagagaaaagtgttggaacaaaaatcaaaatgggAGTTCCTGTAGAAATCATTTCCACTAATCCTTTTGATGAAAACGTCACTCCACCTGAGGAAACTCCCAAATTGTCTAAAGCAAAATCTGATGATCAAAG ATGTCAGTCAGCTGCGTCATCAGTGGAAAGCGGGGCAGCTTCCACCAGCGAAAAGGACCCAACTAACATTCAGCGGGAAAAGAGAGCGGCTCCTAAGCCTCCGGGAAGGAATCAGTTGGAGAGAcagaaacaggaggaggaggaggagacgtCGACACAACATCTGCCACAAATTAACAAACAGAGTAAAGACAAAGATGTCAAAACTGTCAGCGTTGCTCCCCAGCGCTCAGTGCAGATGATCGCTCCTCTAAACAGGTCTTCCAAAGATTTGAGAAACACCCAGAGCACGACGGAACATGATTCTGCCCAAGAAGAAACAGGCAAACACAATAAACGTCCTGCTCCATCCATACCGTGCACTGCTGAAGATAAGCTTCACAGAGGCGTGGTGGAGATTAAAGACGGAGCTGTTTGTGGTTTAAACCCGTTTGAAGATGACGATGAGGAGGAAAATGAGCTCACGGTTCATAATGATGCAACAACCTTTGTTAAAACTAATCCAGCAGTTTGGCCTCCTGTCAAATCACAAGCTGCTGACAAAGATTCAGCTAAAgtcaaatcctcaaaaatagctCGAGCTCCCCTACCGCCTGATCCCAATGACACTCCTTCAAGCGCCATTGTCAGTCGAAACCATGGTGAAACTGATGTTTTAGATGACATTGGAGAAAGTGCTCCAAACAAGGCATGCAACACACAACAAGAGGTCAAAAGTCACATACAGGTCCAAGAGAATCCAAACAAAGAGTCCAAGAAGATTGTGACCATGGCTGGTGCAAGAGAGGAGGGACCTCCTGCAGTTTCACGCAG ACTTCAGCCTGTAAAACCCCTTAATCCTCTGGAGCAGCAGTCTGACTCAGTTGGTAAAGTTGGAAATGATAAAGCCACAGAATTAGACTGTAATGGAGTTCAGGACAAAACAAAC GTTGGCACAGGAAGATCAGGGCCATACTCCCAGCTAACTCGAGAGGAACTGATCGCTCTGTTGTTGAAACAGGAGAGCCAGCTCTCCGAGAGAGATAAAAAGATATCAGAGCTGGAGCAGTACATTGACAACTTACTGGTGCGAGTCATGGAAGAGAATCCAAGTATCCTCATGTCCATGAGCTCTTTAAAGAAGTCTGCCTAA
- the LOC116724167 gene encoding glycerol-3-phosphate acyltransferase 4-like isoform X2, whose amino-acid sequence MAWLTVPVDLLSKCLGPFTDVWLTLVFGFLIVPAVFGFPFGIHKYYVRILLSIFEWTTLQMELKAKEKNHQLYKHYTNGIIVKVPDSTLKQEIQDLRHSAGCPSLEPRFELADVFFFCRKALENIIDDDVTKRFSALKLENWNLLTRSNHNFCYISLKLLALWILGVLIRYGVLLPFRSERQRSRFRIHFFTCLKLPFYFVFCRVTVAITGIFLFIVLSTVVGLIPCTKLRTYLSDKVHLMGYRLCVRALTGIITYHNRKNKPKNDGICVANHTTPVDGIILANDHCYSLVGQLHGGLLGMIQRAMAKSSPHIWFERAEVKDRRLVAKRLRDHVADENKHPVLIFPEGSCVNNTSVMMFRKGSFEIGCTIYPAAIKYDPRFGDAFWNSSKFGLVGYLLRMMSSWAIVCSVWYLPPMNRKEGEDAMQFANRVKAAIAAQGGLVDLIWDAGLKRTKVKDTFKEDQQQLYSKILLGDHENHNLPES is encoded by the exons ATGGCTTGGTTGACGGTGCCTGTCGACCTGCTTTCCAAATGTCTTGGCCCATTCACCGATGTGTGGCTGACTCTTGTGTTTGGCTTCCTAATTGTGCCGGCTGTATTTGGATTTCCTTTTGGGATCCATAAATACTACGTGAGGATACTTCTCAGTATATTTGAG TGGACAACATTACAAATGGAGCTAAAGGCAAAAGAGAAGAATCATCAACTCTACAAACACTATACCAATG GTATCATAGTCAAAGTCCCAGATTCAACTTTGAAGCAGGAAATTCAAGATCTACGACATAGTGCTGGTTGTCCGAGTCTGGAGCCACGGTTTGAACTGgctgatgttttcttcttctgtcgGAAAGCCTTGGAGAACATTATAGATGATGACGTGACCAAGCGCTTCTCGGCCCTGAAGTTGGAAAACTGGAACTTGCTCACCAGGAGCAACCACAACTTCTGCTATATAAGTCTAAAACTTTTAGCCCTGTGGATTCTGGGAGTTTTAATCCGCTATGGTGTACTGCTCCCTTTCAGGTCAGAGAGGCAAAGAAGTAGGtttagaatacatttttttacctgtcttaaattaccattttattttgtgttttgcagagtAACTGTGGCTATCACaggtatttttctgtttattgttttaagtaCCGTGGTGGGATTAATACCCTGCACAAA GTTGAGAACCTACCTTAGTGACAAGGTGCATCTGATGGGTTATCGCCTCTGTGTTAGAGCTCTGACTGGAATCATCACCTATCACAACAG gaaaaacaaaccaaagaatGACGGCATCTGCGTGGCCAATCACACGACACCAGTAGATGGGATCATCCTGGCCAATGACCATTGCTACTCTTTG GTTGGGCAGTTACACGGAGGCTTGCTGGGAATGATCCAGAGAGCCATGGCAAAGTCCTCTCCTCATATATGGTTTGAGCGAGCTGAAGTCAAAGACAGACGCCTAGTGGCCAAAAG GCTCAGGGATCATGTtgcagatgaaaacaaacatcctgTCCTCATCTTCCCTGAAG GTTCTTGTGTCAACAACACATCAGTGATGATGTTTAGGAAGGGGAGCTTTGAAATCGGCTGCACCATCTACCCTGCCGCCATTAAG tatgaTCCTCGCTTTGGAGACGCTTTTTGGAACAGCAGTAAATTTGGTTTGGTGGGATACCTTCTGAGGATGATGAGCAGCTGGGCCATCGTCTGCAGCGTTTGGTACTTGCCACCAATGAACAGGAAG GAAGGAGAGGACGCCATGCAGTTCGCCAATCGAGTAAAAGCTGCCATAGCTGCCCAGGGAGGGCTAGTGGACCTCATATG GGATGCCGGACTGAAACGAACCAAAGTGAAGGATACTTTTAAAGAAGACCAACAGCAGCTTTACAGCAAAATACTTCTGGGTGACCATGAAAACCACAACCTCCCCGAAAGCTGA
- the LOC116724167 gene encoding glycerol-3-phosphate acyltransferase 4-like isoform X1, whose product MCVAPSKLIIVYDLRLRTYLSDKVHLMGYRLCVRALTGIITYHNRKNKPKNDGICVANHTTPVDGIILANDHCYSLVGQLHGGLLGMIQRAMAKSSPHIWFERAEVKDRRLVAKRLRDHVADENKHPVLIFPEGSCVNNTSVMMFRKGSFEIGCTIYPAAIKYDPRFGDAFWNSSKFGLVGYLLRMMSSWAIVCSVWYLPPMNRKEGEDAMQFANRVKAAIAAQGGLVDLIWDAGLKRTKVKDTFKEDQQQLYSKILLGDHENHNLPES is encoded by the exons ATGTGTGTGGCTCCATCTAAACTGATCATTGTGTATGACCTTAGGTTGAGAACCTACCTTAGTGACAAGGTGCATCTGATGGGTTATCGCCTCTGTGTTAGAGCTCTGACTGGAATCATCACCTATCACAACAG gaaaaacaaaccaaagaatGACGGCATCTGCGTGGCCAATCACACGACACCAGTAGATGGGATCATCCTGGCCAATGACCATTGCTACTCTTTG GTTGGGCAGTTACACGGAGGCTTGCTGGGAATGATCCAGAGAGCCATGGCAAAGTCCTCTCCTCATATATGGTTTGAGCGAGCTGAAGTCAAAGACAGACGCCTAGTGGCCAAAAG GCTCAGGGATCATGTtgcagatgaaaacaaacatcctgTCCTCATCTTCCCTGAAG GTTCTTGTGTCAACAACACATCAGTGATGATGTTTAGGAAGGGGAGCTTTGAAATCGGCTGCACCATCTACCCTGCCGCCATTAAG tatgaTCCTCGCTTTGGAGACGCTTTTTGGAACAGCAGTAAATTTGGTTTGGTGGGATACCTTCTGAGGATGATGAGCAGCTGGGCCATCGTCTGCAGCGTTTGGTACTTGCCACCAATGAACAGGAAG GAAGGAGAGGACGCCATGCAGTTCGCCAATCGAGTAAAAGCTGCCATAGCTGCCCAGGGAGGGCTAGTGGACCTCATATG GGATGCCGGACTGAAACGAACCAAAGTGAAGGATACTTTTAAAGAAGACCAACAGCAGCTTTACAGCAAAATACTTCTGGGTGACCATGAAAACCACAACCTCCCCGAAAGCTGA